In one Heteronotia binoei isolate CCM8104 ecotype False Entrance Well chromosome 1, APGP_CSIRO_Hbin_v1, whole genome shotgun sequence genomic region, the following are encoded:
- the LOC132583243 gene encoding C-reactive protein-like, with the protein MRKILLSFVLLASLLGCLAQRDLEKKALIFPGATKTAHVVLKTTIQRPLTSLTLCVRFHTGLTRSYSLFSYATKSHSNEILLVALNPKQYKFHLGSHEVIFTVPEALNTNSVEKHVCVSWESATGLAELWVNGQSLGRKNLVKGHSIRPGGSIVLGQDQDSVGGSFDIQQSFVGEILGVYMWDRVLSPDQVGPALYNTNLPSSVINWKSLSYKIEGDVFVKPALSAVFRAVE; encoded by the coding sequence ATCTTGAAAAGAAGGCGTTAATTTTCCCGGGAGCGACCAAAACGGCACATGTAGTCTTGAAGACCACAATACAACGTCCTTTGACCAGCCTCACACTCTGCGTGAGGTTCCACACAGGCCTGACCCGCAGCTACAGCCTCTTCTCTTACGCCACCAAGAGCCACAGCAATGAGATCCTCCTCGTGGCGCTGAATCCCAAGCAATACAAGTTTCATCTGGGGAGTCATGAGGTGATCTTCACCGTTCCAGAAGCATTGAACACCAACTCTGTCGAGAAGCACGTCTGTGTGAGTTGGGAGTCTGCCACGGGCCTAGCGGAGCTCTGGGTGAACGGGCAATCTTTGGGCCGGAAGAACTTGGTGAAAGGACACTCTATCCGACCAGGGGGATCCATTGTCCTCGGCCAAGATCAGGATTCCGTTGGAGGCAGCTTCGACATCCAGCAGTCCTTTGTTGGGGAGATCCTGGGCGTGTACATGTGGGACCGTGTTCTGTCTCCTGACCAAGTAGGCCCGGCCTTGTACAACACCAATCTCCCCAGCTCCGTGATTAACTGGAAATCGTTAAGCTACAAAATCGAAGGGGATGTTTTTGTGAAACCTGCTCTTTCTGCTGTCTTCAGAGCTGTTGAGTAG